The genomic segment ACAGGGTCGCCGCGAGCGAGTAGACGTCGCACCGCGCGTCGGCCGTCTTGGCGCTCGAGAACTGCTCGGGGGCCATGAAGTGCGGCGTGCCGAGCCCGCTCGCGGGGCGGGTGAGGTCGTGCGCCGGGTCGCTGTGGTCCTTGGCGAGGCCGAAGTCCGTGAGCTTGGCCTTGCCGTCCGCCATGACCAGGATGTTGTCCGGCTTCACGTCCCGGTGGACCACCTGCCGCTCGTGCGCGTAGTGCAGCGCCTGGGCGATCTGAGTGGTGATGCGGATGGCCACGTCCACGGCCACCCGCCCGTGGCGCTCGATCCGCTCGCCCAGGTTCCCGGCCTCGATCAGTTCGTACACGAGGTAGCTGATCTCGCCGTCGTTTTCGACCGCCAAGGCGCGGACGATGTTGGGGTGCTCGAGCCCGCGGGCCGCCTTGAACTCCAGGGCCAGCCGGTGGTGGAGGGCCGGGTTCTCGGACAGTTTGAACCGCAGCACCTTGACGGCGACCAGCTGGTCGGTGCGGCGGTCGAAGGCGCGGTACACGGTCCCCGCCCCGCCGCTGCCGATCGGGTCCCGAAACTCGTACCGGTCGCTCGATGGCAGCCGGGCCGGCCGCACGGTCGTTGAGGTCACCGGAGACGCCCTCCACAGGTTCGATCGGTCGGGACATGGGTCCGGGGCGAACCCGGACGCAAAAGCATAGGTCACGGCACGTGATCGTGACGGACGTACCAACGTTACGTATCGGGTGCCGGGGGCTAGGCCGTCGGGGGCGGCGGCCACAT from the Frigoriglobus tundricola genome contains:
- a CDS encoding serine/threonine-protein kinase, which codes for MTSTTVRPARLPSSDRYEFRDPIGSGGAGTVYRAFDRRTDQLVAVKVLRFKLSENPALHHRLALEFKAARGLEHPNIVRALAVENDGEISYLVYELIEAGNLGERIERHGRVAVDVAIRITTQIAQALHYAHERQVVHRDVKPDNILVMADGKAKLTDFGLAKDHSDPAHDLTRPASGLGTPHFMAPEQFSSAKTADARCDVYSLAATLYNAVTGRVPFDAKSHLAILTNKELKRLPPARSLVPGLSERVDAAILSALDPNPERRPASCLEFFKILTGRRRPKEDVVTTPAPLPAPAALPADRRADARYPLAVGSFGVVNTDVHAGSDSQETWPLVVQNVSARGVGVLLARRFEPGTELFVELLVDPSGPPQHLTVRVVRVQSETAGHWVHGCEFDSPLSEKQLKALLKFT